Genomic segment of Malus domestica chromosome 15, GDT2T_hap1:
tcagttcccccctccaaaaaaaaaaaaaaaaaaaaaaagggaaggggGAACACAGCAGCTTCATCAATGGGATTCAACtcccaatctcaaaagcttcgcactatgttcatcaagatagtgcgaagcacaatcaattcatgatgccaacaaaagcttcatcaatggaggacaaatatcaatctcaaaagcttcgcactatgttcatcaagatagtgcgaagcataatcaatttatggtgccaacaaaagcttcatcaatggaggataaataccaatctcaaaagcttcgcactatgttcatcaagatagtgcgaagcacaaccaatttatggtgtcaacaccaaagcttcacctataaagcttcaccaccaaagcttcacctataaagcttcaccaccaaagcttcaccaccaaagcttcacctataaagcttcaaccccaaagcttcacctataaagcttcaacaccaaagcttcacctataaagcttcaccaccaaagcttcacctataaagcttcaccaccaaagcttcacctataaagcttcgctaaccaaagcttcacctataaagcttcaacacaaaagcttcacctataaagcttcaacacaaaagcttcacctataaagcttcaacaccaaagcttcactagTCAAGCTATCTACCCAAGCACAAATCTATAGTCAATAAACCTTACATATTAAACTATTTtccaaacacaaaaccttgtggcaaataaacaaattttgttcacacaaCCAAGATtctcttgaacttgtacaacaaCACATGAGTGCACCCaaacttttttgttttacatCCACAATATCCCTATCATAAACAGACATACATTTATATAAAATCCAACCCAAGcaacctttttcttcctctccctcttccgcctctttccatctatcaaatttctgcaacctttgCTCTTCTccagtggagctgaattttggacaccctatagttcttgagcagatgaacaactttcaagaaggaatcatttctgtttgagcgacggaaattaaagtgttgaggcTCCAAACACGACAGTCGGATTCCCGCAAATTTAAAgactgctgtgatgtttcgaagatctggaaatatttaaccgttagttcattctgaattatTGATATGTCATGAAAGAGATGATAAGGAACaattttgatgaagaaagtatgttgatctgaacaagaaaaaaggaagtttcgaagctcacaataagtctgacgggttaacagcAAAATGATGAACACTTACTCAACATACCTGAAtatctggagttgtactactccgatggctctcaaatttggatatgttgtagttcacaaacTAAGGAACAATTTTCATGAAGACAACCTTGCGAGTTGAGCTACAGAACATGTGTTATATTGCAGAGCTACCGCACCCTCTACGTTAACTCCTCCCTTCCCTTCCTTGGCTCCAACACCCACTTTCCTTCATCATGCCTTTGGACTCATTCAGATTTGTACGAGGACATGAAGACCTTTCCagcaaagaaaggaaaaggCAAGTCAAAAGAATAGCTAAAAGCCACCAAAAGTGACGGACAAAAAGAATAAGTACACAGTGCCATATTGAACAAAGTCCGGGGAAATGGGGAAGAAGACACAGGCAAAGGAATGAGACTTTGAGTCTCATTGTTATTATTTATCTACCTCCCAATATGCAGCAAGAATACATTGGGCTTCACAAAAACTAAATAAAGGGGAGTGGGCACAAACCTGTTCTCCTCTTTGGGCTTGCCACACAAATAACAAATGAACAAAGGCACTGGATCCCTTCTTTTTGTGGGCTTGCAAACAaatgagcagttttgggctacacaaaaattttgggccctcCCAAAGCTAAACCTAGcttgaaatatttttggataaGGCATATATGAAGGTGTGACATCAAAACAAggcttcgttactttgacatATTAGTAgcaagcaagacacctcattcggcaactctcatcgcctgaagacttgggggactcccaccatatgctactgcaccttgatactcggaagtctcacaaccactcagtgacttggatttttcaagtctccaaccgagaagttttcctcactcaggaaattaagggaacactacctcaaactacatgcttcactcacaaagcttcaacaatacaagtttcgacaaaagaaaaaattcagagaacttcctgaagaaggctttggtgtatttaacacaatatgttgaaatggagcaaagcttatttattaatattttcgataaagccacaaatatgtacatatacatgagtcaaaataaacaaacaaaagggagccttcacaaaggttgcttaggggaagtctcagcagtcggtagagccccagaaagagaaagcaccggagggtggttatccggagcctcattacttgacaaaaccccaaaaggaggaggcattggaggttcatcatttgaagcttcattaccaggtacagccccagaagacgaaggcaataaatgcctttggaacaaacccacaaaccgctgatgatcaagtaaaaccttaccatcagattccttcatctggtcaagcttcctcttcatgtttgtagcatagtcatgggcgagccggtgcaactgtttattctcatgcttgagccctctaatctcctgtttgagactcatcacttcagcagccaatgattcaacttggcgggttctagcaaataggcgttgggccatattagacacagaacctgcacactgaacactaagagccagagagtccttaacagccaactcatcagaccgtttggaaagtagtctgttatctttgggagtgagaaggttcctggccaccactgcagcggtcatatcattcttcatcacagaatccccaacggtaagaggaccagtaggggatatgaaggatgggcgccatatgttgtctggagaaggcgtggctgtctcttctccaaggttcaagtcaaaacgacggtcggagggtccagacattttcaaatgtgttgaagagggaagaggtcagacaaatcaagatcttagaagtgcaagaatggagcttctactggtagagattcaagtgtgctgtggaacttaatgccagcctctataaaaatctgcactcgacggagcttcagaaatcgaagaggcatttgctttctcaaaagctgggctgctcagagaccacgagggccgatctcagaaatcgaagaagcacctgctttttcagcctcgtcagcacctgtcacatgcacactcagctttgcgaaaattacgggcaatctgtcgaagatttctggtgaagtagaaagcacgtgaatcttattgttcaatcaccgctctccacatgcaccatcaactcctcgggtaccacatataactttgtcaaagatctctgacaaagtttaggcacgagaatttcgaagttccagctaccctactattacccacaagggtaaaggaacagcaccactgcttgacaactggaaagtccctatgtgtgtcgacctccgtgttttgcggcaagacaggttggcaagaacgtccaacctttactcacattcgagaaaagactcccaacataattactttctcaaaaaccgaagtagcaccgctttccgaatctcgagagtcagatcctcgacgggattgcttgttcgaaaaccgaagaggcacaactctcagaacttcgaaagccagatttccttagataaagcttgtctgtaatcttcacacgtaacatcagctttccagataccacataccactttttcaaagtgctctgacaaagttaaaacacgtgaagctggcagctcccactacattgctattacccacaagggtaaaggaatagcactactacttgttattgggaaatccctatatacatcgacctccctcctcaacggacaggcaaacctgcaaaaatgctcaaccatttctcacattcgagaaggcaccctcaacataacctctcgaaatactcagctttatttccccccgataatacctcagcaaataagccacaccaagaacaagagtatctcatatcatcagggtcgaaagcaagagtatcccatatcatgctttctccctatctttgtctttgtccttgtccacacctgcaggacaaggagaaagagagcagtcagtcggaacctgaaatcaaacctccaatctggaactgactgcctgagacctttgcctggttgcttactcaacattgctctcgagtactcatcctcaactgctgtcaaggtcacaaATTCCACCaacaaatacctcatgacagttgatcagatattggctctttacactgaagctgccaagcgtggatgagtcactaggaaggaatgttctgaaggaccatttaaatgcaaatggtacacaccacttctgccatgtaaaagattgaagcagaaggttcaacggtgagctgaaacagatcactacagcacgacacctttccataccacattcattattccgtcaacagcaaaagtatcccatatcatcaaggtcgaacgtactctagatttgatggacttgttttgaccctcaaattcttgagtcggccttatactctgaagggaaccagaaaaccctccagcacagttcaagaataagcctgtggaaagttacttcttcaaaagcacaagtatctcatatcatctcttctccatttgcttctccttatcctggcagctgaatgagagacaaggagaaggagaacaatcaaccggaagccgaagtcgaacctccgatcctgggttgcttgcttggaagtttgactgcttaccttgtctgtcacctctttcggcatatctcctagctcggcgacttgggggactcctactatagggtttgtatcgcacttgaccaagcccgaaactataagtaagcttcaagtgaaattgatacattaccttgtgcattttcatcggttaaagataccacccatggatggaggaaaagtactgccagagaagatgccacatctacatatgagacagataaggcacgtgaaaatgataccacactttagtacttagaagtttcgtgattactcaatggcttggatcttgcaagtccccaaccgaggagcttccctcactcgggaacttaggggagcactgtttgtaccatacttgaccaatcccgaaactactgagcaccagtcaacgttataccgtcaaggacctagaagagcttcccttcaaccaggaggccaatcacaaagCGACACGTGTCgtcatcagaagccaatcacagctcgacacgtgtcaacatcagaagtcaatcacaacacgacacgtgtcgatgttagaacaaaactagaaactctcatctataaatagggatcattctcccacaataatctctaatgtcattttgcactaaactattcactagaactcactaaaccagagcttgaacctatgtatttgtgtaaacccttcacaattaatgagaactcctctactccgtggacgtagccgatctgggtgaaccacgtacatcttgtgtttgcttccctgtccttattcatttacgtacttatcttcactagtgatcgaagcaaccaagcgaaggtcacaaacctgacactttctgttgtaccaaagtcctcgctgattttatgcatcaacacaaCTCACTTatgcataaaataaataactttcattttacaattttttttaaataaattgtaagaaacttgttgaatacttaaatgagcacacattatatgcttgtttcccatgttttcattatgttccaatatttCATAATATATGTGTCAATCTATTTTTTGTAgtttataatgaaattatatatattttaagtataaatacaTAAATGTAATGAATTTAGTTAAATCCATCTAATCCGTTTAGACCCCGCTTAGCAGTCTAGGTGCTAGGTCCAAACTCGCCACCATATTAGCGCCTAGCGCTTATACATttgttacacacacacatacctagTTTTCAAAAATACTTTGGTTTTTCAATACACGTCATCTCTTCGTTAAATTAACGAAACGTAGCCCATAATTTACCTAATAAATAAATCCAATGGAGACACGGTGACACATACTTCAAATTTTCTTATGCTTTTATAGTCAAAATATATTTCTGCATCTTTCGCTCCTGGATTTTAGGTTTCGATGGAAGCGTAGCGAGAGGGCTGACTCGGTACGCAAGCACGTCTGTCTGTCTCTCGTTCTTTTGGGTCAAGTGTCTGTCTTCAATATTCTTAACAAAAACATTCCTGAGAGAGTTGGGAGCTGAGCTTCTGAGCCTCCCCTCCAAGCAAAAACAAAggtactttttcttttctttcacttCTTCTTAGAATTTGTAATTTCGATCCTTTGCCTCCTGATAATTTCTGAATCTGGGTATTTCGTATTGTTGCATTTTAGAGGTGGGTTTGTGTTTAAATTTTGTGTTAGGGTTTTCAAATCTTTGCATTCGGTTGTTTGAGTAAAGGTAGAAGAATAAAGGCTaaaatttgtgagttttgaagcTGATAAACCTGAATGAATTGTAGGTGGGTTTTGGATTGTTGTTGATTTTTTGCGGTTTGGTGCATCGAATTTAGCTGAATCGGATATGGGTTTCTGTTGATTTTGTGAATTCTGTGGGTTTTTTTAGTGTTCTGAGGGGTTTGGTGTTGTTGTCTTCGGCTTTGTCAGCATGCCTTCTACGCACAATTCGGGTTCTTCTTCGCCATTGACTTCGTTTGGTCGCTCGATTTGGAGCCGGCGAGAGCCATTTCAATCAACAGAAGCTAATCAGGAGTCCAGTGAGCAGGAATTAGAGGTTCAATCTTTTCAAAAACTTGTGACAGAACTGTTTCATGACTTGTCAGCTGTTGGTGCTGATGAATTGCTCTCCATTGCGTGGATTCGGAAACTTTTGGATGTTTTTGTTAGCTGCCAAGACGAATTCAGGGTTTTATTGTTGAAAAACAAGGCGCAGGTTTCTAAACCGCCGTTGGATCATTGGGCGGATGAATACTTAGATAGGAGCTTGAAGGCACTTGACATTTGCAATGCTGCTCGTGATGGGATTGACAAGATTCGTGTGTGGCATAAGCATTTAGAGATCGTTCTGTGTGCCTTGGAGTCTCGCCAGAGGGCATTCAGTGAGGGCCAGTTCCGTCGAGCAAGAAAGGCTTTGGTGGATTTGGCAATTGAAATGCTTGATGAGAGAGACTCTGGGTCTGTTTTTTCTCACCGCAACTGGTCTTTTGGGCTTAACAATAACACAAGAAAGGATGCTCGCCGTCGCCAACACTCATCTGGGAGTTCAACTACGCATTCCCGCTCTAACTCGTGGAGCGTATCACACTCTTGGTCTGCAGCTAAGCAGCTTCAGTCAATTGCAAGCAACTTGGTAGCACCTCGTGGAAATGAGGTTATTGCAGCAAATAGGCTTGCAGGCTCTGTTTTCACAATGAGTTCTGTGCTCACATTTGTTTTGTCGTCTCTCGTGGCTGCGATCCCATGTCAGGATCGAGGCATTAGCACTCATTTTTCAATCCCACCGCAGTACTCCTGGGGCATCCCATTATCCTCACTTCATGAACGGATAATAGAGGAATCTAAGAAGCGAGAGCGCCATAACTCACATGGGTTGCTGAGGGAGATTTATCATGTCGAGAGATGTGCACGCCACATGACAGACTTGATGGATCTGGTTCAGTTTCCATTAACAGAGGAACAGAAAGTGGAAGTCGAGCAAGAACTGCAGGAGTTAGCATCGATTTGTGAAAACCTGAAGAATGGATTGGATCCGCTGGAACGCCAAATTAGGGAAGTATTCCGTAGGATAATGAATTGCAGAACGGAGGGTCTCGAACTTTTGAGCAGCGCAAACAATCTGGAGTAAATTAAAAGAGGTAAGTTTCGACTGAGCATGAAATGTACAAATCCGCGAATACATTCGTTGTTTTGCATATTTCCAAGTTGCAAGGAGAGAAGTAAAGTGGTCAGCAACAATACAAAGGGTAAACAAGCGTCGTGAACGAATCTCTTCGGTTTCTCGAGCAACTAGCATTTTTTGTTTCCGGGACGTGGGAAAATGAGGTCTGTATGTCACAGTTTGGTTGGTATATGTTATGTTCGAATTAGCAACATTCTTACAGTTTGGTTGTAACTCTGGATCTTTTGATACATATAACTAGGGGTGAAAATTTTTACTAAATTCCCGTACCAACCGTCCTACCAACCATACCATACCAAATTATTACCAAAAATTTGTACCAAttggtaatggtacggtatttgTACCGTACCATACTATTTCGGTACGATACTGGTATCCAAAACCAGTATCGGTGGTATACTGTACCTaccaatattattattattatattatgtatttattcatataattatttgagggcaaaattaatataattattgtagaagtgtaaaaaatgtataaaaaaaaaaatatatacaatcactcatagtgacaagctttacaatttTCTTGAAGGGTCAGCTTCAAAATCCAACTCTATAATCCATAaatcttaaatttatatttaaccgtcgattgtcatttactcTTTATTGTTcttattgaatttcatttttttaattttctttttttgaaaacatgatcatctggcggatgtaagaagatgaatggttcagatctttgatatcacgtttcgatatttaaagttaactaaaatatgagtcgatgtcatatagtttgtagaaactttataaacatcaagcaatattttcactaaccgtaaaactctgaacataatatcaacgatTCAAACCATTCATCTttctgcatcctctaatagatcatgttttcagaaagaaaatcaaaaaaaaaaaaaaaaatttgatgagaaaaataaagcgtaaatgtaaataacaatcaacggttaaatcttaatctatgatttatatgattataatgacgaatttcaaagttaagctcttcatgaaagttgtaaagtttgttattacgagcatttatatattttttctatattttttacacttttacattaattaaaaaatattagattTTAGGCAAACTAAGTGATGTAAAACAAAATGACAATTACCATTGACATACCATATCAATCAAAATATTTGGTATACTGATATTCGGTATACCATATCAACCAAACTATTTGGTATACCGATATTCAGTATATCAAAAATTTGATACGGTAATAGTAATAGATTTTACCATACCAAATAtttggtatggtaattggtAATGTACCAAAACCACCCCTACATATAACTCAAGTCCTATTTAGTTACATATTTACAAATCGTGAACGGATCAACATCGGTATACCACAATCGAAAATCTCCCACGAGTAAACAAGTAACATTGGTATGAATTAGTCCATCGTCTAGCACCATCGGCTTGCCCTTCAATCGGGATGAAGGGCAACCGATGTGCTGTAAATGAGAAGGTTATTTCTACAAATGATAATTACAATGGACTTGGCAGATGTTTGTGAAGGATCTCCCGCAAGCCGTCGATTGAGAGCATCCACCATTACTTGTATCGAAATTAATTCAAAGCTTCAGCTGTACCCGCTTCTCTTTACGAAATCCGCTTCGACTACTAAAAGATTTAACCAACACCGTTTTTCTTTTTCACGTATTTATATACCAAATTTCTTGTATGTATGACTGCAGACAACATGGGTGGTACCGCATCTACCAGTGCATCGAATGTACTCTGCGAAGAACACGTGGTGGTCTCCGCTTCTCTACGATAGGAATGAGGTTCTCCATGAGCTGCAAGTGCAGacagagtgagagagagttAGATCATTTACTCACACTTACAAAATGCAGCTTGCTCtatataaagaaaacaatgaaaTCAGCAAGTTTGCTATGCACGAACCGGTTTGTTGAGTTATAAGCTATAGAACTCAATACTAAGCAACCAGGTGGCGTCTACattaaaaaaggtcgtacccaatgcacaaggctcccgctttacgcagggtctgggagaggtgaatgtcggctagccttacccccatttatggagaggctgctcccaagtctcgaaccaagacctaccgctcatgggcgaaggcacttgccatcgcaccaagtgcgacctctacatTGATCGCTAAAAATGAATTTCTGCTAGTGAGACGATTCCCTATCCAAGCTTTATCCGTGTTTAACAGACCTCTACGATCATGTTTTCAACAATAGTGTGACGGAGTTACCTTATTTCTCTTGCATCAGAAAGGTTAAAGAAGCAAACGAAACCTTTTTATTCTCGTGGAGCCATTCAGATTCTTTCTACCCATCCCATAATCTGTAACTGGCAATGTTTTTCTACCCATCCCGGGAACCTGCTACGTAAGTGATGGCAATG
This window contains:
- the LOC103425352 gene encoding protein BYPASS1-LIKE-like; amino-acid sequence: MPSTHNSGSSSPLTSFGRSIWSRREPFQSTEANQESSEQELEVQSFQKLVTELFHDLSAVGADELLSIAWIRKLLDVFVSCQDEFRVLLLKNKAQVSKPPLDHWADEYLDRSLKALDICNAARDGIDKIRVWHKHLEIVLCALESRQRAFSEGQFRRARKALVDLAIEMLDERDSGSVFSHRNWSFGLNNNTRKDARRRQHSSGSSTTHSRSNSWSVSHSWSAAKQLQSIASNLVAPRGNEVIAANRLAGSVFTMSSVLTFVLSSLVAAIPCQDRGISTHFSIPPQYSWGIPLSSLHERIIEESKKRERHNSHGLLREIYHVERCARHMTDLMDLVQFPLTEEQKVEVEQELQELASICENLKNGLDPLERQIREVFRRIMNCRTEGLELLSSANNLE